GGGAGTTTGTCGTTTCCGAAATGCATAAGCGTATCGTTTATTACGCCGCCACCAAAACTAAATCTTTCAATTAAATCTTTGGAAAAGGCTTTATTGTTCGAGAATACGTAAAAGGCAAGTGGTTTTTCATATTGAGAAATTACAGATTCAATATCTTGTTCGGTTTCAAAAGTAAGTATCGGTAAAATAGGTCCGAAAATTTCTTCTTGCATTACAGGGCTATTCAAATCGGGATTATCTAGTAGTGTAGGTGCTATGTAGCACGTGGTTTCATCTATTTCTCCACCAAAACTAATGGTTTCTTGGTTTAGCATATTTGCCAAACGCTGGGTGTTTTTCTGGTTTATAATTCTAGGGAAATCCTCCGAAGCTTTAATATCGTTGCCGTAAGCTTGTTTTATTTCTTCAATTAAAGCCTTTGTAAAATCCGTTTTTATCTGTTTTTTAACTAAAATATAATCTGGTGCAATACAGGTTTGTCCAGCATTTAAAAGTTTGCCCCAAACCACGCGTTTGGCGGTAAGTTTCAAATCTACAGTATCATCTATAATACATGGTGATTTTCCGCCTAATTCTAAAGTAACTGGTGTCAGGTGTTTTGCGGCGGCCTGGGCTATAATTTTTCCAACGGAAACACTTCCTGTAAAGAAAATATAATCCCAACGTTGGTTTAGTAAGGCTGTGGCAACATCTACGCCGCCTTCTATGCTAGTTACTAATCCCTCAGGAAATACATTTTTTACTATTTTGGAGATAAGTTTAGAGGTGTTTTCGGTGAGTTCGCTTGGTTTTAAAGCTACAGTATTACCTGCAGCAATGGCTAGAATTAGAGGCTCTAAAGCTAAAATAAACGGGTAATTCCAGGGTGAAATAATTAAAACGCTACCGTAAGGTTCTTTGTAGATAAAGCTATGTGCTGGAAATAGGAGCAAACTGCTAGATACGCGTTGTGGTTTTGCCCATTTTTTTAGATTTTTAATCACCAAATTTAATTGAGACATCACCATGCTGTATTCACTTAGGTAAGTTTCAAATTCCGATTTTTTAAAGTCTAATTTTAGGGCGTTAAAAACCGCTTGCTCGTTAGCTTCTAATTCTTCTTTTAAAGCTTTTAATATTGAAATTCGAAACGCAACAGATTTTGTTTTTCCAGATTTAAAATACTTTTTTTGTTTGACGATAATTTCAGGAATAGCTTTCAAATGGCGAGAGGTTTTTAGTTGAAGTTAAAAGGTGTTTTTAAAAATGGTAACGTTTTGATTTTAAGCAGTGCATGCATCCCAAATTGGATCTTTAGGTAAAGGTGCTGTAATTTGAATAGGTTCTTTTTTTACAGGGTGAATAAAGCTTAAATGTCGTGCATGTAAATGGATGCTTGCGTCTTTATTACTTCTATCAAAACCGTATTTTAAATCGCCTTTTATTTGGCAACCAATAGTTGATAATTGCGAGCGTATTTGATGATGTCTGCCTGTTTCTAAATTGATTTCTAGCAGAATGTAACGGTCTAGTTTTTTTAGCGTTTTGTAATGAAGAATGGCTTTTTTGCTCTCATTCACTTCTTTATTATGCGCGTAAGATTTGTTATTTTTAGGGTTCTTTTTTAGCCAATGCGTAAGCGTGTCTGCGTTTTTCGGTGGCGCATTTTTCACTACAGCCCAATAGGTTTTTTTAGCTTCCTTATCGGCAAAAAGCTTGTTTAACCGCGGTAGGGCTTTGCTGGTTTTGGAGAAGACAATAATTCCCGTAGTTGGCCTATCTAACCTATGGACAACGCCTAGATAGACGTTGCCTGGTTTGTTGTATTTTTGAGCAATATATTCTTTAACAACTTCGCTTAATGGTTTGTCGCCAGTTTTATCGCCTTGTACAATATCTCCCGCGCGTTTATTGACAATAATTATGTGGTTATCTTCAAAAATGACCTGAAGGTTGTCTTTATTTGATAGTATTTTGGTAGACATTTATAAAATGTACGAGTTTATGCTTAGTGTTTTAGGTGATATTTTAATGAAGTGAATATTTAGTATTGT
The window above is part of the Algibacter sp. L3A6 genome. Proteins encoded here:
- a CDS encoding aldehyde dehydrogenase — protein: MPEIIVKQKKYFKSGKTKSVAFRISILKALKEELEANEQAVFNALKLDFKKSEFETYLSEYSMVMSQLNLVIKNLKKWAKPQRVSSSLLLFPAHSFIYKEPYGSVLIISPWNYPFILALEPLILAIAAGNTVALKPSELTENTSKLISKIVKNVFPEGLVTSIEGGVDVATALLNQRWDYIFFTGSVSVGKIIAQAAAKHLTPVTLELGGKSPCIIDDTVDLKLTAKRVVWGKLLNAGQTCIAPDYILVKKQIKTDFTKALIEEIKQAYGNDIKASEDFPRIINQKNTQRLANMLNQETISFGGEIDETTCYIAPTLLDNPDLNSPVMQEEIFGPILPILTFETEQDIESVISQYEKPLAFYVFSNNKAFSKDLIERFSFGGGVINDTLMHFGNDKLPFGGVGFSGMGNYHGKFGFDTFSHHKAIVNRKNWIDPPVRYAPYQGKLKWLKLFFKYFT
- a CDS encoding RluA family pseudouridine synthase, translating into MSTKILSNKDNLQVIFEDNHIIIVNKRAGDIVQGDKTGDKPLSEVVKEYIAQKYNKPGNVYLGVVHRLDRPTTGIIVFSKTSKALPRLNKLFADKEAKKTYWAVVKNAPPKNADTLTHWLKKNPKNNKSYAHNKEVNESKKAILHYKTLKKLDRYILLEINLETGRHHQIRSQLSTIGCQIKGDLKYGFDRSNKDASIHLHARHLSFIHPVKKEPIQITAPLPKDPIWDACTA